The proteins below come from a single Asanoa ferruginea genomic window:
- a CDS encoding AMP-binding protein: protein MVDSRSDTLADRVAAAAAATPDKPALIWHDTTLTWGELDRRVNAATTALIGLNLPTGARVALALPNSPRYAVALFAVLRAGLVAVPVNPQYTARELGHVLADSGASVLVASPDAARLVERVRGDLPELARVLEKLPEDGPTGPPAAASTGDGALAVLLYTSGTEGRPKGAMLSHRALMANHAQVDGITPTVVGPDDVVLLALPLFHAYGLNSGLGAVAYHGATGVLIERFDPADSLAVIARHSVTGLVGVPSMFQAWSLLPDLGESMATVRVAVSGAAPLDSETAARFTRATSHPVFVGYGLTETAPVVTSTLASPEPKAGSIGRPIPGVEVRLVAPDGSEVSDPSDVDADEFDLEVGAPETDPGEIVVRGANLFDGYWPDGRDGPDADGWWATGDIAYADADGDLFLVDRRGELIIVNGFNVYPREVEQVLESHPGVAEAAVIGVPHPYTGQTVKAFVVRTPGTDVDPEDLLRHAEQNLARFKMPTALEFVGELPHSAIGKVRKAELRGDGA, encoded by the coding sequence GTGGTGGACAGCCGTTCCGACACACTTGCCGACCGGGTGGCGGCGGCCGCTGCCGCGACACCCGATAAGCCCGCGTTGATCTGGCACGACACGACGCTCACCTGGGGTGAGCTCGACCGTCGCGTCAATGCCGCCACGACCGCGCTCATCGGGCTCAACCTCCCGACCGGCGCTCGGGTTGCGCTCGCGCTGCCGAATTCTCCGCGCTATGCCGTCGCGCTCTTCGCCGTGCTGCGCGCCGGGCTGGTCGCGGTGCCGGTCAACCCGCAATACACGGCCCGCGAACTCGGCCATGTGCTCGCCGACTCGGGCGCGTCGGTGCTCGTCGCCAGCCCCGATGCGGCCCGGCTGGTCGAGCGCGTCCGGGGAGACCTGCCGGAGTTGGCGCGCGTACTCGAAAAACTGCCGGAAGATGGTCCGACCGGTCCGCCGGCCGCGGCCAGCACCGGCGACGGTGCGTTGGCCGTGCTGCTCTACACCTCGGGCACCGAGGGTCGCCCGAAGGGCGCGATGCTCAGCCACCGCGCGCTGATGGCCAACCACGCGCAGGTCGACGGGATCACGCCGACGGTGGTCGGTCCCGACGACGTCGTGCTGCTGGCGCTGCCGCTGTTCCACGCCTACGGGCTCAACTCGGGGCTGGGCGCGGTCGCCTACCACGGCGCGACCGGGGTGCTGATCGAGCGCTTCGACCCGGCCGACTCGCTCGCCGTCATCGCCCGCCATTCGGTGACCGGGCTGGTCGGCGTGCCGTCGATGTTCCAGGCCTGGTCGCTGCTGCCCGACCTCGGCGAGTCGATGGCGACGGTGCGGGTCGCGGTCTCCGGCGCGGCGCCGCTGGACAGCGAGACCGCGGCGCGGTTCACCCGGGCGACTTCACACCCGGTCTTCGTGGGGTACGGGTTGACCGAGACCGCGCCGGTCGTCACGTCCACACTGGCCAGCCCGGAGCCGAAGGCAGGGTCGATCGGGCGGCCGATCCCGGGTGTCGAGGTGCGACTGGTCGCGCCCGACGGCTCCGAGGTGTCGGACCCCTCCGATGTAGACGCTGACGAGTTCGACCTCGAGGTTGGCGCGCCGGAGACCGACCCTGGCGAGATCGTGGTGCGCGGCGCCAACCTGTTCGACGGCTACTGGCCCGACGGGCGCGACGGTCCCGACGCCGACGGCTGGTGGGCGACGGGCGACATCGCCTACGCCGACGCCGATGGCGACCTCTTCCTGGTCGACCGCCGGGGAGAGCTGATCATCGTGAACGGGTTCAACGTCTACCCTCGTGAGGTGGAACAGGTGCTCGAGTCGCATCCCGGTGTCGCCGAGGCGGCGGTGATCGGGGTGCCGCATCCCTACACCGGGCAGACCGTCAAGGCTTTCGTGGTGCGCACGCCGGGCACCGACGTCGACCCGGAAGACCTGCTCCGGCACGCCGAGCAGAACCTGGCCCGGTTCAAGATGCCGACCGCGCTCGAGTTCGTCGGCGAGTTGCCGCACTCGGCGATCGGCAAGGTGCGCAAGGCCGAGCTGCGGGGCGACGGTGCCTAG
- a CDS encoding glutaredoxin family protein: protein MPRVALVTRTDCHLCVAARAALDRVTARTGEPWTELDVSDDIELERDYGDRLPVVLLDGAEHGYWQVEEDRLTRDLESTS from the coding sequence GTGCCTAGGGTCGCGCTGGTCACCCGCACCGACTGCCACCTGTGCGTCGCGGCCCGGGCGGCGCTCGACCGGGTCACCGCGCGCACCGGTGAGCCGTGGACCGAGCTCGACGTGAGCGACGACATCGAGCTCGAACGCGACTACGGCGACCGGCTGCCGGTGGTGCTGCTCGACGGCGCCGAGCACGGCTACTGGCAGGTCGAGGAAGATCGTTTGACCAGAGATCTAGAGTCGACCTCGTGA
- a CDS encoding HAD family hydrolase, translated as MTRTHLVWDWNGTLLNDFDLVVAATNHALATVGGPPVTADDHRRNFIRPVADFYAAVLGRAVDADEFDQLDVIFHDAYRARLTTCALADDAMTAMRSWVGTQSLLSMWFHDDLVPAVTAFGLDGRFRRVDGLRPTLGGDRAYKADHLKEHLAALGLDGATVVLIGDSIDDADAARSAGAACVLYTGGFTDEVRLRASGHPVAGTLTEAVGLAAEL; from the coding sequence GTGACGCGTACGCACCTGGTCTGGGACTGGAACGGCACCCTGCTCAACGATTTCGACCTGGTGGTCGCGGCGACCAACCACGCGCTCGCCACGGTCGGCGGCCCGCCGGTGACCGCCGACGACCATCGGCGCAACTTCATCCGCCCGGTCGCCGACTTCTACGCGGCGGTGCTCGGGCGCGCGGTCGACGCCGACGAGTTCGACCAGCTCGACGTGATCTTCCACGACGCCTACCGGGCCCGGCTGACCACCTGCGCGCTGGCCGACGACGCGATGACCGCCATGCGGTCCTGGGTCGGCACCCAGTCGCTGCTGTCCATGTGGTTCCACGACGACCTGGTGCCCGCGGTGACGGCGTTCGGCCTCGACGGGCGGTTCCGCCGGGTCGACGGGCTGCGGCCCACCCTCGGCGGCGACCGCGCCTACAAGGCCGACCACCTCAAGGAGCACCTGGCCGCCCTCGGTCTCGACGGCGCCACCGTGGTGCTGATCGGCGACTCGATCGACGACGCCGACGCGGCCCGCTCGGCCGGTGCCGCGTGCGTGCTCTACACCGGCGGGTTCACCGACGAGGTGCGGCTGCGCGCGTCAGGGCACCCGGTGGCCGGCACCCTCACCGAGGCGGTCGGGCTCGCCGCCGAGCTCTGA
- a CDS encoding response regulator → MRIVIADDAVLLREGLVRLVTEHGHDVAAAVGDGPSLVEAIVREKPDVSIVDVRMPPSHTDEGLKAAVEARRLVPGTPVLVLSQYVEVSYADDLLADRAGAVGYLLKDRVAAITEFLDALGRVASGGTVLDPEVVAQLLVRRRRDDPLRELTAREREVLGLMAEGMSNTAIARKLVVSDGAVEKHVRNIFTKLQLPPDEEQHRRVLAVLAYLRG, encoded by the coding sequence GTGCGCATTGTGATCGCCGACGACGCAGTACTCCTCCGCGAGGGCCTGGTCCGGCTCGTGACCGAGCACGGCCATGACGTGGCCGCCGCGGTCGGCGACGGCCCGAGCCTGGTCGAGGCCATCGTCCGGGAGAAGCCAGACGTGTCGATCGTCGACGTGCGGATGCCGCCGTCGCACACCGACGAGGGGCTCAAGGCCGCGGTCGAGGCGCGCCGCCTGGTGCCCGGCACCCCGGTGCTGGTGCTCTCCCAATACGTCGAGGTCTCCTACGCCGACGACCTGCTGGCCGACCGGGCCGGCGCGGTCGGCTACCTGCTGAAGGACCGGGTGGCGGCGATCACCGAGTTCCTCGACGCGCTCGGCCGGGTGGCCAGCGGCGGCACGGTGCTCGACCCCGAGGTGGTCGCCCAGCTCCTGGTCCGGCGCCGCCGCGACGACCCGCTGCGCGAGCTGACCGCCCGCGAGCGCGAGGTGCTCGGGCTGATGGCCGAAGGGATGTCCAACACCGCGATCGCCCGCAAGCTGGTGGTCAGCGACGGCGCCGTGGAGAAGCACGTGCGCAACATCTTCACCAAGCTGCAATTGCCACCCGACGAGGAGCAGCACCGCCGGGTGCTGGCCGTGCTCGCCTACTTGCGCGGCTGA
- a CDS encoding sensor histidine kinase, giving the protein MTTAVVSSPVGTAPAAHRGIIRQLMTDSAYVIVGFPLAIAGFVAVLVGIVLSAGLIVTGIGLPVMAGALLLARVFADLDRMAIGPVLGLARVRPEYRTAEPGSGLFRRVMSVVGDSQSWLDAVHAIVKFALSIVAFVLTIVWWAGALGGITYWAYDWAIPRNPDEVDLNTLLGLGSGTGPRLLLYTAIGVFFLLSLPIVVRGAALLQASFGKTMLTGVAEMRSKITTLEGQRRAAVSAEATALRRLERDIHDGPQQRLVRLAMDLGRLQQQFDNDPDAARRTIDEALTQTRETLSELRSLSRGIAPPILVDRGLPSALAALAGRGVIPIDLAIDPALGTPSGRLDPALESAAYFVVAESLTNVAKHSRAEICRIAVTREGDSLRVEISDDGEGGAHVSKGHGLAGLADRVHAAGGRLAVTSPAGGPTLIQATLPV; this is encoded by the coding sequence ATGACCACAGCCGTCGTTTCCAGCCCCGTGGGAACCGCACCCGCGGCTCACCGCGGCATCATTCGCCAGTTAATGACCGATTCGGCGTACGTCATCGTGGGTTTCCCGCTCGCGATCGCCGGATTTGTCGCGGTGCTGGTCGGCATCGTGCTCAGCGCCGGCCTGATCGTGACCGGCATCGGCCTGCCGGTGATGGCCGGCGCGCTGCTGCTCGCCCGGGTCTTCGCCGACCTCGACCGGATGGCGATCGGCCCGGTGCTCGGGCTCGCCCGGGTCCGTCCCGAATACCGCACCGCCGAGCCCGGCTCCGGCCTCTTCCGCCGGGTGATGTCGGTCGTCGGCGACAGCCAGTCATGGCTCGACGCGGTGCACGCGATCGTCAAGTTCGCCCTGTCGATCGTCGCGTTCGTGCTCACCATCGTCTGGTGGGCGGGCGCGCTGGGCGGCATCACCTACTGGGCCTACGACTGGGCGATTCCGCGCAACCCCGACGAGGTCGACCTCAACACCCTGCTGGGCCTCGGCAGCGGCACCGGCCCGCGGCTCCTGCTCTACACCGCCATCGGGGTGTTCTTCCTGCTCAGCCTGCCGATCGTGGTGCGCGGCGCGGCCCTGCTCCAAGCCAGCTTCGGCAAGACGATGCTGACCGGCGTTGCCGAGATGCGCAGCAAGATCACGACCCTCGAGGGGCAGCGGCGCGCCGCCGTCTCGGCCGAGGCGACCGCTCTGCGCCGGCTCGAGCGTGACATCCACGACGGCCCGCAGCAGCGACTGGTCCGGCTGGCCATGGACCTCGGCCGGCTTCAGCAACAGTTCGACAACGACCCCGACGCGGCCCGCCGGACGATCGACGAGGCGCTCACCCAGACCCGCGAGACGCTCAGCGAGTTGCGCTCGCTGTCCCGGGGCATCGCGCCGCCGATCCTGGTCGACCGTGGCCTGCCCAGCGCCCTGGCCGCGCTCGCCGGCCGCGGTGTGATCCCGATCGACCTGGCCATCGACCCGGCGCTGGGCACCCCGTCCGGCCGGCTCGACCCGGCCCTGGAGAGCGCCGCCTACTTCGTGGTCGCCGAGTCGCTGACCAACGTCGCCAAGCACAGCCGGGCGGAGATCTGCCGGATCGCGGTGACCCGCGAGGGCGACTCGCTCCGGGTGGAGATCTCCGACGACGGCGAGGGCGGGGCACACGTCTCCAAGGGCCACGGCCTGGCCGGCCTGGCCGACCGGGTGCATGCGGCCGGCGGCCGGCTCGCGGTGACCAGTCCGGCCGGCGGCCCGACGCTGATTCAGGCCACTCTTCCGGTGTAA
- a CDS encoding redox-sensing transcriptional repressor Rex encodes MSQHRPGGPNGRSGGVPALPDLPEATVARLPEYLRALHHIAEVGSDTISSEGLATAAGVNSAKLRKDLSHLGSYGTRGVGYDVALLIDQIEFTLGLDQRRAVALVGVGNLGHALAGYAGFASRGFRIAALFDADPERVGEPINGLNVLHISELATVAAAESIAIGVIATPAAAAQDVADALVAAGVTSILNFAPCVLSVPEGVDVRKVDLAIELQILSFHEHRKSALTALPGGYGSPNGLAATGTEEAVGT; translated from the coding sequence ATGAGCCAGCACCGCCCTGGAGGCCCCAACGGACGGTCCGGCGGCGTGCCCGCCCTCCCGGACCTGCCCGAGGCGACGGTGGCCCGCCTGCCCGAATATCTTCGTGCGCTGCACCACATCGCCGAAGTGGGAAGCGACACCATCTCGAGTGAAGGGCTCGCCACGGCGGCCGGCGTCAATTCGGCGAAACTGCGCAAAGACCTTTCACATCTCGGGTCGTACGGGACGCGTGGTGTTGGTTATGACGTGGCCCTGCTGATTGATCAGATCGAGTTCACCCTGGGGTTGGATCAGCGGCGCGCCGTCGCACTGGTCGGCGTCGGCAACCTCGGTCACGCGCTCGCCGGCTATGCGGGTTTTGCCAGTCGCGGTTTCCGCATCGCGGCGCTCTTCGACGCCGACCCCGAGCGGGTGGGCGAGCCGATAAACGGCCTCAACGTGTTGCACATCTCCGAGCTGGCGACCGTGGCCGCCGCCGAGTCGATCGCGATCGGCGTCATCGCCACCCCGGCCGCCGCCGCGCAAGACGTCGCCGACGCCCTGGTCGCGGCCGGCGTCACCAGCATCCTCAACTTCGCGCCGTGCGTGCTTTCGGTTCCCGAAGGGGTAGACGTCCGCAAGGTCGACCTTGCGATCGAGTTGCAGATCCTCTCCTTCCACGAACACCGCAAGTCGGCGCTGACCGCCCTGCCGGGCGGATACGGGAGCCCGAACGGGCTCGCGGCGACCGGAACGGAAGAGGCGGTGGGCACATGA
- a CDS encoding glutamyl-tRNA reductase: protein MSLIVVGASYKTTPVAVLERLVIPAADLTRTLEQLLAQPYVREAVVLSTCNRVEIYAAVSGFHGGLGDICTVLGERAGSAPAELATHLYVHHDAAAVEHTFRVATGLDSMVIGEAQILGQLRDAYHVATEADSAGRTLHELMQQALRVGKRAHAETGIDKAGQSVVTAALDLAASHFPGGLADRPALVVGAGAMGALSVATLSRIGVGPVSVTNRGADRAVRLAAAYGASAVPIAELASKLAEVDLVVAATTSTEPVLTRETVAAALPGRTGPLVLLDLAVPRDVAPDVAGLPGVVVIDIDTLAAELRAGHHAADEVAVEGIVEAEVESFVGWLRGAEIAPTVAALRTQADEVVAAELARLRQRRPDLSEEQRSEVAHTVHRVVRRLLHTPTVKVRQLAAAPGGDQYATLLRQLFDLEVPQTALVDDVPPLGDPT from the coding sequence ATGAGCCTGATCGTGGTTGGCGCTTCCTACAAGACCACGCCGGTCGCCGTGCTGGAGCGGCTCGTGATTCCGGCGGCAGACCTCACCCGCACACTCGAGCAGCTTCTGGCGCAGCCCTACGTCCGCGAGGCCGTGGTCCTGTCCACCTGCAACCGGGTCGAGATCTACGCCGCGGTCAGCGGTTTCCACGGCGGCCTGGGCGACATCTGCACCGTGCTCGGCGAACGCGCCGGCTCCGCGCCGGCCGAGCTCGCCACCCACCTCTACGTGCACCACGACGCCGCCGCGGTCGAGCACACCTTCCGGGTCGCCACCGGGCTCGACTCGATGGTGATCGGCGAGGCGCAGATCCTCGGCCAGCTCCGTGACGCCTACCACGTCGCCACCGAGGCCGACAGCGCCGGCCGCACGCTCCACGAGCTGATGCAGCAGGCGCTGCGGGTCGGCAAGCGGGCACACGCCGAGACCGGCATCGACAAGGCCGGCCAGAGCGTGGTGACCGCGGCCCTCGACCTCGCCGCTTCGCACTTCCCCGGCGGCCTCGCCGACCGCCCCGCGCTGGTCGTCGGCGCCGGCGCGATGGGCGCCCTGTCGGTCGCCACGCTGTCCCGGATCGGCGTCGGCCCGGTCTCGGTGACCAACCGCGGCGCCGACCGCGCGGTCCGGCTGGCCGCGGCCTACGGCGCCTCCGCCGTTCCGATCGCCGAGCTCGCCAGCAAGCTGGCCGAGGTCGACCTGGTCGTCGCCGCCACCACGTCCACCGAGCCGGTGCTGACCCGCGAGACGGTCGCGGCAGCCCTGCCCGGCCGCACCGGTCCGCTGGTCCTGCTCGACCTCGCGGTGCCGCGCGATGTCGCACCCGATGTCGCCGGCCTGCCCGGTGTCGTCGTGATCGACATCGACACCCTGGCCGCCGAGCTGCGCGCCGGCCACCACGCCGCCGACGAGGTCGCGGTCGAGGGCATCGTCGAGGCCGAGGTCGAGTCGTTCGTGGGCTGGCTGCGCGGCGCCGAGATCGCGCCGACCGTGGCCGCCCTGCGCACCCAGGCCGACGAGGTCGTCGCCGCCGAGCTGGCCCGCTTGCGGCAACGCCGACCCGACCTGAGCGAGGAGCAGCGGTCCGAGGTGGCGCACACCGTCCACCGGGTGGTCCGCCGGCTGCTGCACACGCCGACCGTCAAGGTCCGGCAGCTCGCCGCCGCCCCCGGCGGCGACCAATACGCCACGCTGCTCCGGCAGCTCTTCGACCTCGAGGTCCCACAGACCGCGCTGGTCGACGACGTCCCACCGTTGGGAGACCCCACATGA
- the hemC gene encoding hydroxymethylbilane synthase has protein sequence MTPLRLGTRGSKLALAQSGLVAAAFTAATGRPVELVEITTAGDRSTAPVAQLGVGVFVSALRDALVERRIDVAVHSYKDLPTAVPAALHIAAIPLREDPRDALVARDGRTLTDLPDGALVGTGAVRRIAQLNALRLPLRVTPIRGNVDTRIRRVLGPEADLDAVVLARAGIARLGRADEITETLDPMLMLPAPAQGALAVECRHDDHDLVEELGALDDGPTRAAVTAERALLATLEAGCSAPVAAYAELAEGDDGDEIYLRGAVISPDGERAIRLSRTGTPAAAAEIGKALAAELLDRGADTLFGSKE, from the coding sequence ATGACCCCGCTGCGCCTCGGCACCCGGGGCAGCAAGCTGGCGCTGGCCCAGTCCGGCCTCGTCGCGGCCGCGTTCACGGCGGCCACCGGCCGGCCCGTCGAGCTGGTGGAGATCACCACCGCCGGCGACCGGTCGACCGCGCCGGTCGCCCAGCTCGGCGTCGGAGTGTTCGTCTCCGCACTGCGCGACGCGCTGGTGGAGCGCCGGATCGACGTCGCCGTGCACTCCTACAAAGACCTGCCGACCGCCGTGCCTGCGGCGCTGCACATCGCCGCCATCCCGCTGCGCGAAGACCCGCGCGACGCACTGGTGGCGCGCGACGGCCGCACGCTCACCGACCTGCCCGACGGCGCGCTCGTCGGCACCGGCGCGGTGCGGCGGATCGCCCAGCTCAACGCTTTGCGGCTGCCCCTGCGGGTGACGCCGATCCGGGGCAACGTCGACACCCGGATCCGGCGCGTCCTCGGCCCGGAAGCCGACCTTGACGCCGTCGTCCTCGCCCGGGCCGGGATCGCCCGCCTCGGGCGTGCCGACGAGATCACCGAAACGCTCGACCCGATGCTGATGCTGCCCGCGCCAGCACAGGGTGCGCTGGCGGTTGAGTGCCGCCACGACGACCATGACCTGGTCGAAGAGCTCGGCGCGCTCGACGACGGACCGACCCGGGCCGCGGTCACCGCGGAACGGGCCTTGCTGGCCACGCTGGAGGCCGGCTGCAGTGCGCCGGTCGCCGCCTACGCGGAGCTCGCGGAAGGCGACGACGGTGACGAGATCTACCTGCGCGGTGCGGTGATCAGCCCGGATGGCGAGCGAGCCATCCGGCTGTCGCGCACCGGGACGCCCGCCGCCGCCGCGGAGATCGGCAAGGCCCTGGCCGCCGAACTCCTCGACCGTGGCGCCGATACCTTGTTTGGGAGCAAAGAATGA
- a CDS encoding uroporphyrinogen-III synthase, whose product MTRTRKPAGHIAFVGAGPGDPGLLTRRAHDALVEADQVIYDRGVPESLLATIRAEAKEDAQFTPAEGASGDVAKVLISAARSGLSAVHLVAGDPFGHDSVVKEVQAVARTAVHFEVVPGVGQAEGVATYAGVPLPGLRTAADVDDVSTLDFEALATAVARDSLALAVDAGDLATLRDGLLAAGLDGTTPVGVTGDGTGETQFTTTSTVDSFVAAALGFTGRVVLTLGAGVAHRDKLSWWENRPLYGWKVLVPRTKEQAGAMSARLRAYGAIPCEVPTIAVEPPRTPAQMERAVKGLVDGRYAWVLFTSVNAVRAVWEKFGEHGLDARHFGGVKIACIGEATADAVRAFGIQPELVPAGEQSSEGLLAEFSPHDEVLDPVGRVLLPRADIATETLAAGLTELGWEVDDVTAYRTVRAAPPPAEIRDAIKSGGFDAVLFTSSSTVRNLVGIAGKPHTRTVVAVIGPKTAETATEFGLRVDVQPAHASVPDLVEALASYAVELREKLAAMPAKQRRGSKVQGPTALRFR is encoded by the coding sequence ATGACCCGCACCCGTAAGCCCGCCGGCCACATCGCGTTCGTCGGGGCGGGGCCCGGCGACCCGGGCCTGCTGACCCGCCGGGCACACGACGCGCTGGTCGAGGCCGACCAGGTGATCTACGACCGCGGCGTGCCGGAGTCGTTGCTCGCGACGATCCGGGCCGAGGCCAAGGAAGACGCCCAGTTCACGCCCGCCGAGGGCGCCTCCGGCGACGTGGCCAAGGTGCTCATCTCCGCCGCGCGCTCCGGGCTCTCCGCCGTGCACCTCGTCGCCGGCGACCCGTTCGGGCACGACTCGGTGGTCAAGGAGGTGCAGGCCGTCGCCCGCACCGCCGTCCACTTCGAGGTCGTCCCGGGCGTCGGCCAGGCCGAGGGGGTGGCCACCTACGCGGGTGTGCCGCTGCCGGGCCTGCGCACCGCCGCCGACGTCGACGACGTCTCGACCCTCGACTTCGAGGCGCTGGCCACGGCCGTGGCGCGCGACTCGCTGGCACTCGCGGTCGACGCGGGCGACCTGGCGACTCTCCGCGACGGCCTGCTGGCCGCCGGCCTCGACGGCACCACCCCGGTCGGGGTGACCGGCGACGGCACCGGCGAGACGCAGTTCACCACGACCTCGACGGTCGACAGCTTCGTCGCCGCCGCGCTCGGCTTCACCGGCCGGGTGGTGCTCACCCTCGGCGCCGGCGTCGCACACCGCGACAAGCTGAGCTGGTGGGAAAACCGGCCGCTCTACGGCTGGAAGGTGCTCGTGCCGCGCACCAAGGAGCAGGCCGGTGCGATGAGCGCCCGGCTGCGCGCCTACGGCGCGATCCCGTGCGAGGTGCCGACCATCGCCGTCGAGCCGCCGCGCACCCCGGCGCAGATGGAGCGCGCGGTCAAGGGCCTGGTCGACGGCCGCTACGCGTGGGTGCTCTTCACCTCCGTCAACGCGGTCCGCGCGGTCTGGGAGAAGTTCGGCGAGCACGGCCTCGACGCCCGCCACTTCGGCGGCGTGAAGATCGCCTGCATCGGCGAGGCAACCGCCGACGCGGTCCGCGCCTTCGGCATCCAGCCCGAGCTGGTCCCGGCCGGCGAGCAGTCGTCCGAGGGCCTGCTGGCCGAGTTCTCACCGCATGACGAGGTGCTCGACCCGGTGGGCCGGGTGCTGCTCCCGCGCGCTGACATAGCGACCGAGACCTTGGCCGCCGGCCTGACCGAGCTGGGCTGGGAGGTCGACGACGTGACGGCCTACCGCACGGTCCGGGCAGCCCCGCCGCCGGCCGAGATCCGCGACGCCATCAAGTCGGGCGGCTTCGACGCGGTGCTCTTCACCTCGTCGTCCACGGTCCGCAACCTGGTCGGCATCGCGGGCAAGCCGCACACCCGCACGGTGGTCGCGGTGATCGGCCCGAAAACCGCCGAGACGGCGACGGAGTTCGGCCTGCGTGTCGACGTCCAGCCGGCCCACGCGTCGGTCCCGGACCTGGTCGAGGCCCTGGCGTCGTACGCCGTCGAATTGCGCGAAAAGCTGGCCGCGATGCCGGCGAAGCAGCGCCGCGGCTCGAAGGTGCAGGGCCCAACCGCGTTGAGGTTCCGCTGA
- the hemB gene encoding porphobilinogen synthase: protein MAFPSVRPRRLRVNPAVRRMVEETKLAPSELILPMFVKEGLTEPRPITTMPGVVQHSRESLRKAAAEAVRAGVGGIMLFGVPVNKDPQGSGGLDPDGILNVAIRDVISEVGDATVVMGDVCLDEFTSHGHCGVLTEDGRVDNDATLESYATMAVAQASAGAHMVGPSGMMDGQVGVIRQALDAADYQDVGILAYAVKYASAFYGPFREAVESSLEGDRRTYQEDPANAREALREVALDVEEGADIVMVKPALTNLDVIAAVRAAVDIPVAAYQISGEFAMVEAAAANGWVDRERAMLETLTSIRRAGAQIILTYWAVEAAGLLRSRY, encoded by the coding sequence ATGGCCTTCCCTTCAGTGCGCCCAAGGCGACTGCGGGTCAACCCGGCGGTGCGCCGCATGGTCGAGGAGACCAAGCTCGCACCGTCGGAGCTGATCCTCCCGATGTTCGTCAAGGAGGGCCTGACCGAGCCCCGCCCGATCACCACGATGCCCGGCGTCGTGCAGCACTCCCGCGAGTCGCTGCGCAAGGCCGCGGCCGAGGCGGTCCGGGCCGGGGTCGGCGGCATCATGCTGTTCGGCGTCCCGGTCAACAAAGACCCGCAAGGTTCCGGCGGCCTGGACCCGGACGGCATCCTCAACGTGGCGATCCGCGACGTGATCTCCGAAGTAGGCGACGCCACAGTGGTGATGGGCGACGTCTGCCTGGACGAGTTCACCTCACACGGCCACTGCGGAGTTCTCACCGAAGACGGCCGGGTAGACAACGACGCGACCCTGGAGTCCTACGCGACGATGGCGGTAGCCCAGGCGTCGGCTGGCGCCCACATGGTCGGCCCGTCCGGCATGATGGACGGCCAGGTGGGAGTGATCCGCCAGGCCCTCGACGCCGCCGACTACCAGGACGTAGGCATCCTGGCGTATGCGGTGAAGTACGCGTCGGCCTTCTACGGCCCCTTCCGCGAGGCAGTGGAGTCCTCGCTGGAGGGCGACCGCCGCACCTACCAGGAAGACCCGGCCAACGCCCGGGAGGCCCTACGCGAGGTAGCGCTCGACGTAGAAGAGGGCGCCGACATCGTGATGGTCAAGCCCGCGCTGACCAACCTCGACGTGATCGCGGCAGTCCGCGCGGCTGTGGATATCCCAGTGGCGGCCTACCAAATCTCAGGCGAGTTCGCGATGGTCGAGGCCGCTGCCGCGAACGGCTGGGTCGACCGCGAGCGAGCCATGCTCGAAACCCTGACGTCGATCCGCCGGGCCGGCGCCCAAATCATTTTGACCTACTGGGCCGTCGAGGCCGCCGGCCTGCTCCGCTCCCGCTACTAG